A single genomic interval of Zingiber officinale cultivar Zhangliang chromosome 4A, Zo_v1.1, whole genome shotgun sequence harbors:
- the LOC121970106 gene encoding uncharacterized protein LOC121970106 isoform X2, whose amino-acid sequence MSSQFFHGFRETFLGFGASGAALGGSSNYMDRQIPFVGILSNISSQNLVILQNGTILCFRGQRIWRYHWILTIVNEDKNIIYLLDCMSNRNRDDAWKSMATNGVKMYNASKGIAKVSGFKQLMGNLKQSGSVECGYYVMRYMKEIVECKNPQLEKMFAGTIKNQYYNQSQYDEVRSEWSEFIYSYLGA is encoded by the exons ATGAGCAGTCAGTTCTTTCATGGATTTCGGGAGACTTTTCTAGGCTTTGGCGCTAGTGGTGCTGCACTTGGAG GTTCATCAAACTACATGGATCGCCAGATTCCTTTTGTTGGCATTCTGAGTAACATCTCGTCACAAAATCTTG TTATTTTACAGAATGGAACAATACTTTGCTTTAGAGGCCAACGTATATGGAG gtaccattggatcttgactattgtgaatgaagataaaaatataatatatttattggACTGTATGTCTAATAGAAACCGAGACGATGCATGGAAATCTATGGCGACCAA tggggtcaagatGTATAATGCCTCAAAGGGTATTGCTAAAGTATCAGGTTTTAAGCAATTGATG ggtaatctaaaacaaagtggttctgttgaatgtggatattatGTGATgaggtacatgaaagagatagttgAATGTAAAAATCCACAGTTGGAGAAGATG TTTGCAGGAACAATCAAGAATCaatattacaatcaatctcaatatgatgaagtcagaagtgaatggagcgaattcaTCTACTCGTATCTAGGTGCCTAA
- the LOC121970106 gene encoding uncharacterized protein LOC121970106 isoform X3, translating to MDRQIPFVGILSNISSQNLVILQNGTILCFRGQRIWRYHWILTIVNEDKNIIYLLDCMSNRNRDDAWKSMATNGVKMYNASKGIAKVSGFKQLMGNLKQSGSVECGYYVMRYMKEIVECKNPQLEKMFAGTIKNQYYNQSQYDEVRSEWSEFIYSYLGA from the exons ATGGATCGCCAGATTCCTTTTGTTGGCATTCTGAGTAACATCTCGTCACAAAATCTTG TTATTTTACAGAATGGAACAATACTTTGCTTTAGAGGCCAACGTATATGGAG gtaccattggatcttgactattgtgaatgaagataaaaatataatatatttattggACTGTATGTCTAATAGAAACCGAGACGATGCATGGAAATCTATGGCGACCAA tggggtcaagatGTATAATGCCTCAAAGGGTATTGCTAAAGTATCAGGTTTTAAGCAATTGATG ggtaatctaaaacaaagtggttctgttgaatgtggatattatGTGATgaggtacatgaaagagatagttgAATGTAAAAATCCACAGTTGGAGAAGATG TTTGCAGGAACAATCAAGAATCaatattacaatcaatctcaatatgatgaagtcagaagtgaatggagcgaattcaTCTACTCGTATCTAGGTGCCTAA
- the LOC121970106 gene encoding uncharacterized protein LOC121970106 isoform X1, which produces MSSQFFHGFRETFLGFGASGAALGDSCSYRKSTLLGSSNYMDRQIPFVGILSNISSQNLVILQNGTILCFRGQRIWRYHWILTIVNEDKNIIYLLDCMSNRNRDDAWKSMATNGVKMYNASKGIAKVSGFKQLMGNLKQSGSVECGYYVMRYMKEIVECKNPQLEKMFAGTIKNQYYNQSQYDEVRSEWSEFIYSYLGA; this is translated from the exons ATGAGCAGTCAGTTCTTTCATGGATTTCGGGAGACTTTTCTAGGCTTTGGCGCTAGTGGTGCTGCACTTGGAG ATTCTTGCTCTTATAGGAAATCTACACTATTAGGTTCATCAAACTACATGGATCGCCAGATTCCTTTTGTTGGCATTCTGAGTAACATCTCGTCACAAAATCTTG TTATTTTACAGAATGGAACAATACTTTGCTTTAGAGGCCAACGTATATGGAG gtaccattggatcttgactattgtgaatgaagataaaaatataatatatttattggACTGTATGTCTAATAGAAACCGAGACGATGCATGGAAATCTATGGCGACCAA tggggtcaagatGTATAATGCCTCAAAGGGTATTGCTAAAGTATCAGGTTTTAAGCAATTGATG ggtaatctaaaacaaagtggttctgttgaatgtggatattatGTGATgaggtacatgaaagagatagttgAATGTAAAAATCCACAGTTGGAGAAGATG TTTGCAGGAACAATCAAGAATCaatattacaatcaatctcaatatgatgaagtcagaagtgaatggagcgaattcaTCTACTCGTATCTAGGTGCCTAA